DNA sequence from the Paenibacillus azoreducens genome:
TCGACAATCGTCAGCGGCCGTCCCTCCGGAAGCGAAGGCAGCACATCCTCGACCATCTCAAGAAAGCGGTTGATCTGTTTGAACTTATCATATTTGCGTGCCAGCACTTTGCCTTCTTCATTCATGATGCCAAGCTCGACAAGGAACGAAATCGGCTGCCCCTCTTCCAGCACATATTGCTTTTTGCGGTTATGCGCCAAATCCATGCTTGTTTTGGTCGGGGATTTGGTCAGAATCGATACTTTATATTTTTTGCTGATCCAAATTTGATAGTCCGCAGTTGGCGTGGAGATCAAACCCTGGCGAAAGGTTTCCTCGAACAGCTTCATAATCGCTGCTTCGGCTTCTTCGGCGGGAATATTTTGATGCACCACCTTGTTTGGATGCACATAGGCGAATTGATAATGTATTTTTTTCTTCAGCTCCACGGGTTTGATCTGAACCTTCGTAAAAGCTACGCCTTCCCGTTTGCGGAGCTGGCTGAGCGTCGCCGTGATCAATGTTGTTTCTTCTGTAATGTCATGGATGAGTTTACGTAAAGATTCCAAGAGAGTACATCTCACTTTCACATAGTTTCCAGGGAGAGCATTAACCCTTCACCCTCCGCTGCAGGTCTTCCAGTCCCTCTTCTACTTCGGTGCGGGGAAGTCCACCCGCCGAAAGCTCGTTATCGGTATGCTGCAAAAGCCTCTGGTAAAAGGCAAGGCCTTCTTCTTCCGTCAGTTCATGCTGATCCAGAAGGCGGAAAAGCACATTCTCCGCTTCATCATACCGCCCCTGCGCCTCTTCGTACCCAAGCAGCAGCTTGTCCGTTTTGGCCGGCAGTCTGTAGCCTTTGATCTGATCCTTCAACATCGCGATGCGTTCCGGCAGTTTCAGCATCGTATGGTCCGCGCCATGAAGGTCGGCATAAAGATACAAATGCAGCGTCTTCATCAAGCGGGTTAATCCTTCATCCTTGCGGCCCATATCCAGGTAAACGCCGCCCTCTTCCTCCAGGAGCCTCGCCACGCTCTGCAGCTTGTCGGCTTCGACAGCGCCTCCTATACGGAACATCTCTATCATATCTTCGGTGGACAGGGAATTCAAAAGCTTCGAGTTCAGGCGGAAATTTTTACTCAGCAGATCATCGATTTCCCATAGAGCCTCGACATATTTCTTCTGCTGCTTGAGTCCAAATACTTTCCCGACCATTTCAACCATATCTTCAACCATCTTCATCAAATAGTCTTTCCTGAACATGACGCTTCTCAATCCTTTCCCGTGAAAAATGCCGCTAATGGTATTGGCCAAATCTTTTGTTCTAACTGATTGTAAGACATTCGGCAGGCCAAAGCCAGCGGTCCATGGTTCATACTTTGCGGGGACCCAAAAAAACATATAAATTCTATAGTCTTTAAAAAGCCGGAACCCCCGCGCGGGAGAGCTCCGGCTTTATTTCATCTCATGAAGTAGTAACGCAATGAATCTTATTGCTTCAGCAGATTAATGATCGCTTTGCGGGCGGTCCTGCTGCAGAAAGCCTGTAATCACCCCGACCAGTTCTTCCGGCTTTTCCATCATGCTCATATGCCCTGAGCCCTGGATGGTCGCTTTCGTAATGTTCGGACCGTCGGCGGTAAATACCTTTTCTGCAGGAGCAATTCGATCCTTTTCTCCGGCGACAAGCAGGATTGGGAGCCTTGAACCGGAGATCACTTCCCGACGGTCCGGGCGCTCGCGCATGGCCAAAGCTGCTCCTGCTGCGCCTTGAGGTGGGGTCGAATATCCGATTTCCTTTGCTTTTGCAATCAATTCCTGATGAGTTTCGGCATTCTCCGGCGCAAACAACCCCGGAACCAAGCCATCGATAAACGCGGTCATTCCTTCCGTTTGGATCGTGCTTACCGCCTTCAGCCGTTTTTCCTTGCCTGCTTC
Encoded proteins:
- a CDS encoding DUF6483 family protein; the protein is MFRKDYLMKMVEDMVEMVGKVFGLKQQKKYVEALWEIDDLLSKNFRLNSKLLNSLSTEDMIEMFRIGGAVEADKLQSVARLLEEEGGVYLDMGRKDEGLTRLMKTLHLYLYADLHGADHTMLKLPERIAMLKDQIKGYRLPAKTDKLLLGYEEAQGRYDEAENVLFRLLDQHELTEEEGLAFYQRLLQHTDNELSAGGLPRTEVEEGLEDLQRRVKG
- a CDS encoding alpha/beta fold hydrolase, producing MEKVICDGYTLVFSDQGQGDAVVLLHGFCGSSEYWERVVPLLSKSCRCIVPDLRGHGSSDAPLGAYSIEQMADDLLKLLDELKLPKVTMLGHSMGGYITLSFAERYASRLNGFGLIHSTGYPDDEAGKEKRLKAVSTIQTEGMTAFIDGLVPGLFAPENAETHQELIAKAKEIGYSTPPQGAAGAALAMRERPDRREVISGSRLPILLVAGEKDRIAPAEKVFTADGPNITKATIQGSGHMSMMEKPEELVGVITGFLQQDRPQSDH